A genome region from Tolypothrix sp. PCC 7712 includes the following:
- a CDS encoding AAA family ATPase, whose translation MFVLPGYDVRETIYEKLKTTIYRGIDERSQQPVLIKIIKTEYPNIEEITGWKQEYKITHNLNCPGVLKADKLEKYQNNLALILEDIGGQLLSQLLTTNQLSLTEFLTIAISLAQTLVKLHSCAIIHKDIKPDNIIINLETNQIKLTGFNSAINLPKEQQIVNSPNLIEDTLTYISPEQTGRMNRSLDYRTDFYSLGITFYEMLTGVVPFPSSDPMELVYCHIAKQPVPPSEIRKIPAAVSQIVMKLLAKNADDRYQNAAGLKFDLENCLLQFQTTGKIETFPLGRRDRGSQLFIPQQLYGREQEVQLLLDTFARVALGATEIVMVSGYSGIGKTSIVNEVNKPIVEARGYFIAGKFDQFKRNIPYDALIQAFRELIRQVLTESEAQIAAWKQQLLDALASNGQIIIDVIPEVEIIIGKQPEVAQLGLTESQNRFNRVFQQFINAFCKAEHPLVIFLDDLQWADAASLKLIQLLTVDDNSQYLFVIGAYRDNEVDMTHPLVQTIEKIRTDGTAIANLTIAPLSDIHVTQLIEDTLGENVQTQQVQQLSELVFNKTQGNPFFITQFIQTLYKEKLLIYRVDCDSWYWDIEQIQAIGILDCNIVELIARNIRQLPSETQKVLTIAACIGNYFNLKVLAIVTEESELSTARKLWPALQAGLILPQSNTYKIPLAFSEVEAIELPLHDVRVDYKFLHDRVQQAAYSLILAGENQATHYQIGKLLLNNMSCQEQNDNIFALVNQLNFGVELLTNQGQKDELANLNFIAGRKAKAAIAYEAAVNYLNIGLNLLGTDSWEYQYNLTYNLYLETSEAQYLNSNLEQATGLCNIAFQHIKTVIEKVKIYKIKIKLALAQNQIELAIEIGLQVLEMLGVALVRSLPQELDIEEIAQLSNMTAPDQLAAMEILMLIHAPACFGESGLALPIIYTMVELSRQYGNSPPSIYAYVVYGNIRIWLVPNIDFAYQLGQLSQLLLEQLNAREFQAKSLLPISINITHWKQHTKETIEPLLRSIQDALEVGDIEFACHAAHFYCGHLFFNGNNLEYVQDKQKQYIKFIEKFRQEHQLYLTRIDGQLVDNLRECSPDKLVLTGEYLNEEETIAYLQQHNNLISLFSIYFAKCMVCYLFKNYEKSLESAQIGARYSGYVQSEIIFVQHNFYYSLALLAHHFPTGVQVDLGSKNEQHQYLSQVLENQEKMQYWAQHCPMNYQHKYELVEAEKARVLGQILVAMEYYDRAIQGARQQGYIQEEALAYELAAEFYLSLGRKEIAQSYMAKAHYCYMRWGATAKVRDLESRYPQFVLQTFASETSNTGALDLATTIKASQTLASEIVTDKLLNKLMKIVMENAGAQASCLMLERNGQLVVEARGYIDKDEFIVCRLSPVNIGDCLPLSLINYVKRTKEYVVLNDATHEGRFINDPYITRHQPKSILCIPIIHQGQLIGLLYLKNNLTTNAFTSERLEVLKILSSQAAISLKNAQLYAEMTALNLNLKQEIDKRQQAEEALRESERRLAQFLEAVPVGIFVVDADGKPYYANQTAQQILGKGILIEATTAELNEIYQVYVSGTEQLYPTEQQPVFRALSGDCITIDNMEIHQTDKIVPLEVSATPIFDEKSQIVYAIAAFTDISQRKRAEAERIQFTQELAIKNVALEQATKALAESNSSLEQKVDERTQELLQTLEILKATQAKLVFENALLQSAAQSSNYDYQVGGSLPMDALTYVVRSADRQLYKALKRGEFCYILNARQMGKSSLMVRMMHHFQQEGFRCAAIDMTRLGSENITPNQWYKGLAVELWQSFELQGLVNLKAWWNEQKDLSPIQCLSQFIENILLEQVESEKIFIFVDEIDSILGLNFPVNDFFALIRFCYNQRSINPKYRRLTFALFGVATPSDLISDYKRTPFNIGQAIQLEGFKEHEAQPLLQGLIEKVSNPQVVLKEILAWTNGQPFLTQKLCRLIRNSSFSIPTKGEAEWIENLVQTQLIENWESQDEPEHLRTIRDRILNSELQPARLLEIYRQILQQAEIPAVDTPQARELLLSGLVVKQQGALKVHNRIYQLIFDHSWMEQHIPL comes from the coding sequence ATGTTCGTGCTACCAGGATACGACGTAAGAGAAACTATTTACGAAAAATTAAAAACAACTATTTATCGAGGCATAGACGAGCGATCGCAACAGCCAGTCCTAATTAAAATTATTAAAACAGAATACCCTAACATTGAAGAAATTACTGGTTGGAAACAAGAGTATAAAATTACTCATAATTTAAATTGCCCAGGAGTTTTGAAAGCTGATAAACTAGAAAAATACCAAAATAACTTAGCACTGATTTTAGAAGATATTGGCGGTCAACTTCTATCTCAGTTACTCACAACCAATCAACTGTCGCTGACTGAGTTTCTTACGATTGCAATTTCTCTGGCTCAAACCTTAGTTAAACTGCATAGCTGTGCCATTATTCATAAAGATATAAAGCCTGATAATATTATTATCAATTTGGAAACAAATCAGATAAAGCTTACTGGTTTTAATAGTGCTATTAACTTACCAAAAGAGCAACAAATAGTTAATAGCCCTAACTTAATAGAAGACACACTAACTTATATTTCACCGGAACAAACCGGGAGAATGAATCGTTCCCTTGACTACCGTACTGACTTTTACAGTTTAGGCATTACCTTTTATGAAATGCTGACTGGAGTTGTGCCTTTTCCTAGCTCTGATCCAATGGAGTTGGTTTATTGCCATATAGCAAAGCAACCAGTACCACCTTCAGAAATCAGAAAAATTCCCGCAGCAGTTTCACAGATTGTAATGAAACTTTTAGCTAAAAATGCTGACGACAGATACCAAAATGCTGCGGGACTAAAGTTTGATTTAGAAAACTGCCTACTTCAATTCCAAACGACAGGAAAAATTGAAACCTTTCCACTCGGGAGACGCGATCGCGGTAGTCAACTTTTCATCCCACAACAACTTTACGGACGCGAACAAGAAGTACAGCTGCTCTTAGATACTTTTGCCAGAGTTGCTCTGGGTGCAACTGAGATTGTAATGGTTTCTGGTTACTCAGGCATTGGCAAAACTTCCATTGTCAATGAGGTGAATAAACCGATTGTAGAAGCAAGGGGGTATTTTATTGCTGGTAAATTTGACCAGTTTAAGCGCAATATTCCGTATGACGCTTTAATTCAGGCTTTTCGCGAATTAATTCGTCAGGTGCTAACAGAAAGCGAAGCACAAATTGCTGCTTGGAAACAGCAGCTTTTAGATGCTTTAGCGTCCAACGGACAGATTATTATTGATGTGATTCCAGAAGTAGAAATCATTATCGGAAAGCAACCAGAGGTAGCACAACTGGGGTTAACTGAGTCGCAAAATAGGTTTAATCGAGTATTTCAGCAGTTTATTAATGCCTTCTGCAAAGCAGAACATCCCCTTGTAATTTTTCTTGATGATTTACAGTGGGCAGATGCAGCATCTCTAAAATTAATTCAACTGTTGACTGTTGATGATAACAGTCAATATTTGTTTGTGATTGGAGCATATCGAGATAATGAGGTGGATATGACTCACCCACTAGTTCAGACAATCGAAAAAATTAGGACAGATGGGACTGCGATCGCTAACCTAACTATTGCACCTTTATCTGATATCCATGTAACTCAATTAATCGAAGATACCTTGGGGGAAAATGTCCAAACGCAGCAGGTGCAGCAGTTATCAGAGTTAGTTTTTAATAAAACCCAAGGCAATCCCTTTTTTATCACCCAGTTTATCCAAACATTATATAAAGAAAAATTACTAATTTATCGAGTAGATTGTGATTCATGGTATTGGGACATAGAGCAAATCCAAGCTATTGGTATCCTTGATTGCAATATTGTTGAACTGATCGCTAGAAATATTCGCCAACTACCATCAGAAACTCAGAAAGTTTTAACAATTGCGGCTTGCATTGGCAACTATTTTAATTTAAAAGTCCTGGCAATTGTCACGGAAGAATCGGAATTATCTACAGCTAGAAAACTTTGGCCAGCTCTGCAAGCAGGTTTAATTTTACCTCAATCCAATACATATAAAATTCCTCTGGCTTTCTCTGAGGTAGAAGCAATAGAATTGCCATTACATGATGTGCGAGTTGACTACAAGTTTTTGCATGACCGAGTGCAACAAGCTGCTTATTCTCTGATTCTCGCAGGCGAAAACCAAGCAACTCATTATCAAATTGGTAAATTATTACTAAATAATATGTCTTGCCAAGAGCAAAATGATAATATATTTGCTCTTGTCAATCAGTTAAATTTTGGTGTCGAGCTACTCACTAATCAAGGGCAAAAAGATGAATTAGCTAACTTAAATTTTATTGCTGGACGAAAAGCGAAGGCAGCTATAGCATACGAAGCCGCGGTTAATTACTTAAACATAGGTTTAAATCTTTTAGGAACAGATAGCTGGGAATATCAATATAATTTAACTTATAACCTCTATTTAGAAACCTCAGAAGCGCAATATCTTAACTCTAATTTAGAACAGGCGACAGGATTATGTAATATTGCCTTTCAACATATCAAAACAGTAATAGAGAAAGTCAAAATATACAAAATTAAAATTAAGCTGGCGCTGGCTCAAAATCAGATTGAACTAGCAATAGAGATAGGCTTGCAAGTTCTGGAAATGCTGGGAGTAGCTTTAGTGCGATCGCTACCACAAGAACTAGATATTGAGGAGATAGCTCAATTATCAAACATGACCGCTCCCGATCAGCTGGCAGCGATGGAAATTTTAATGCTCATACACGCACCCGCTTGTTTTGGAGAAAGCGGATTAGCGCTACCTATCATATATACAATGGTCGAACTATCCAGGCAATATGGAAATTCGCCGCCATCCATTTATGCCTATGTTGTTTATGGCAATATCAGGATTTGGCTAGTCCCAAATATAGATTTTGCGTATCAACTCGGTCAATTATCTCAGCTATTATTAGAGCAGTTGAATGCTAGAGAGTTTCAAGCTAAATCATTACTACCAATTTCTATTAATATTACTCATTGGAAGCAGCATACCAAAGAAACGATAGAACCGTTGCTGCGGTCAATTCAAGATGCGTTAGAAGTTGGCGATATAGAATTTGCTTGCCATGCTGCTCATTTTTACTGCGGTCATTTATTCTTCAACGGCAATAACTTAGAATACGTGCAAGATAAGCAGAAACAATATATTAAGTTTATCGAAAAATTTAGGCAAGAACATCAGCTTTACTTGACAAGAATTGATGGGCAGTTAGTAGATAATTTAAGAGAGTGTTCCCCAGATAAATTAGTTTTAACTGGTGAGTATCTGAACGAGGAAGAAACAATAGCATATTTGCAACAACATAATAACTTAATCTCTTTGTTCAGCATCTACTTTGCTAAATGTATGGTTTGTTATTTATTTAAAAATTATGAAAAATCTCTAGAATCGGCCCAAATAGGAGCCAGATACTCTGGATATGTTCAAAGTGAAATTATTTTTGTACAACATAATTTTTACTATTCTCTGGCACTGTTAGCTCACCATTTTCCTACAGGGGTACAGGTAGATTTAGGTAGCAAGAACGAGCAACACCAGTACTTAAGCCAAGTCTTAGAAAATCAAGAAAAAATGCAATATTGGGCGCAACATTGCCCCATGAATTATCAGCACAAGTACGAGTTGGTGGAGGCAGAAAAAGCCCGTGTCTTGGGGCAAATTCTGGTAGCGATGGAGTATTACGATCGCGCCATTCAAGGAGCTAGACAACAAGGCTATATTCAAGAAGAAGCCTTGGCTTACGAATTAGCAGCAGAATTCTATTTGTCTTTAGGCAGAAAAGAGATTGCTCAAAGCTACATGGCGAAAGCTCACTATTGCTATATGCGTTGGGGAGCAACTGCCAAGGTAAGAGATTTAGAGTCAAGATATCCACAATTCGTTTTGCAGACATTTGCGTCAGAAACGAGCAATACTGGCGCTTTAGACTTGGCAACTACAATCAAAGCTTCACAAACACTGGCTAGTGAAATTGTTACCGACAAACTCCTCAATAAGCTCATGAAAATTGTGATGGAGAATGCTGGTGCTCAAGCCAGTTGTTTGATGTTAGAAAGAAATGGTCAACTGGTAGTAGAAGCCAGGGGATATATAGATAAAGATGAATTTATTGTCTGTCGCTTGTCGCCAGTAAATATTGGTGATTGTCTCCCCTTATCTCTAATTAATTATGTCAAAAGAACAAAAGAATATGTAGTTTTAAATGATGCCACCCATGAAGGGAGGTTTATTAACGATCCTTATATTACAAGACATCAACCCAAATCTATATTGTGCATCCCGATTATCCATCAAGGTCAGCTAATCGGTCTGCTGTATTTGAAAAATAATCTCACTACCAATGCTTTTACCTCCGAACGATTAGAAGTATTAAAAATACTCTCCTCTCAAGCAGCAATCTCGCTGAAAAACGCGCAACTTTATGCAGAAATGACTGCTTTAAATCTTAACTTAAAGCAAGAAATTGACAAACGCCAACAGGCAGAAGAGGCATTGCGTGAAAGTGAAAGAAGACTAGCTCAATTTTTGGAAGCTGTCCCTGTGGGTATATTCGTTGTTGATGCTGATGGCAAACCCTACTATGCCAATCAAACCGCACAACAGATACTTGGCAAAGGTATCCTCATCGAAGCTACAACTGCTGAATTAAATGAGATATATCAAGTCTACGTCAGCGGGACTGAGCAGTTATATCCTACAGAACAGCAACCTGTTTTCCGAGCATTGAGTGGCGATTGTATCACCATCGATAATATGGAGATTCACCAAACAGATAAAATTGTCCCTCTAGAGGTATCTGCTACCCCAATTTTTGATGAAAAAAGTCAAATTGTCTATGCCATAGCTGCCTTTACCGACATCAGCCAACGCAAACGAGCGGAAGCGGAGCGGATTCAGTTTACTCAAGAGCTTGCTATCAAGAATGTTGCCTTGGAACAGGCGACAAAAGCATTAGCCGAGTCCAACTCTTCTTTAGAACAAAAAGTTGATGAGCGCACTCAAGAACTGTTACAAACACTAGAAATTCTCAAAGCTACCCAAGCCAAACTTGTATTTGAAAACGCTCTTTTGCAAAGTGCCGCACAATCCTCAAACTACGATTATCAAGTTGGGGGTAGTTTGCCGATGGATGCTCTGACTTATGTAGTGCGTTCTGCCGATCGCCAGCTCTACAAGGCATTGAAACGCGGAGAGTTTTGTTATATTCTTAATGCACGGCAGATGGGCAAATCAAGCTTGATGGTACGCATGATGCACCATTTTCAGCAAGAGGGGTTTCGCTGTGCAGCGATTGATATGACTCGCCTTGGTAGTGAAAATATCACTCCTAATCAATGGTACAAGGGATTAGCGGTGGAGTTATGGCAGAGTTTTGAACTACAAGGATTGGTGAATCTCAAAGCTTGGTGGAATGAGCAAAAAGATTTATCGCCTATTCAGTGCTTGAGTCAGTTTATAGAAAATATCTTGCTAGAGCAAGTTGAAAGTGAAAAGATTTTTATATTTGTAGATGAAATTGATAGCATCTTGGGTTTAAATTTCCCCGTTAATGACTTTTTTGCACTGATCCGCTTCTGCTACAATCAGCGCAGTATTAATCCCAAGTATCGGCGTTTAACCTTTGCTTTATTTGGGGTAGCTACACCTTCAGATTTAATTAGTGACTACAAGAGAACGCCTTTTAACATTGGTCAAGCAATTCAATTAGAGGGATTTAAAGAACATGAAGCTCAACCTTTACTGCAAGGATTGATAGAAAAAGTTAGTAATCCTCAAGTAGTGCTGAAAGAAATATTAGCTTGGACAAATGGTCAGCCTTTTCTCACGCAAAAGCTTTGTCGCCTCATTCGTAATTCTTCGTTTTCCATTCCTACAAAAGGTGAAGCCGAATGGATTGAGAATTTGGTACAAACTCAATTAATAGAAAATTGGGAATCCCAGGACGAGCCAGAGCATTTAAGAACGATTCGCGATCGCATTCTCAACAGCGAACTACAACCCGCTCGGTTGTTAGAGATTTACAGACAAATTTTGCAACAAGCAGAAATTCCTGCCGTTGATACTCCGCAAGCAAGGGAGTTGCTCTTGTCAGGGCTGGTGGTGAAACAACAAGGTGCTCTCAAAGTCCATAATAGAATTTATCAATTGATTTTTGATCACAGTTGGATGGAGCAGCACATTCCTCTGTGA